Proteins encoded together in one Miscanthus floridulus cultivar M001 chromosome 16, ASM1932011v1, whole genome shotgun sequence window:
- the LOC136512727 gene encoding transcription factor MYB59-like, producing MSSLLCSRRNNKKDDGEPQIIISTPAATMRKGPWTDEEDEQLVRFVRLFGERRWDFLAKVSGLRRTGKSCRLRWVNYLHPGLRRGRITADEERRIVELHAQWGSRWSRIARSLPGRTDNEIKNFWRTRTRKKALDERRATAGAGAAATATTAEPASSSSSVTTSECRRPGSSPTRGAATTTPSSSGSSSSLCEGRCSGDGNGDGDGELEEASTPTAAPATKHEQQQQQQQPQEYYGSSMDQLWSEIAAADAAAMSYLVGDACWGGAGHYYYGAAAEPPPASPPWEWEYCGSDFSLWRIDDQEYYKKMLDSS from the exons ATGTCGTCCTTGCTGTGCAGCCGCAGGAACAACAAGAAGGACGATGGCGAGCCACAGATCATCATCAGCACGCCGGCGGCGACGATGAGGAAGGGCCCGTGGACtgacgaggaggacgagcagcTGGTACGGTTCGTGCGCCTGTTCGGCGAACGCCGATGGGATTTCTTAGCAAAGGTGTCAG GTCTGCGGCGCACCGGTAAGAGCTGCCGCCTCCGGTGGGTGAACTACCTCCACCCGGGCCTCCGCCGCGGCCGCATCACCGCCGACGAGGAGCGCCGCATCGTGGAGCTCCACGCGCAGTGGGGCAGCAGGTGGTCGCGTATCGCCAGGAGCCTCCCCGGCCGCACCGACAACGAGATCAAGAACTTCTGGAGGACGCGGACCAGGAAGAAGGCGCTTGACGAGAGGAGGGCCactgcgggtgcgggtgcggccgCGACAGCGACGACGGCGGAGccagcgtcgtcgtcgtcctcggtgACGACATCCGAGTGCCGCCGCCCCGGATCATCCCCCACCAGaggcgccgccaccaccacgccgtcCTCATCGGGCTCGTCGTCGTCGCTGTGCGAAGGGCGCTGCAGCGGTGACGGTAACGGCGACGGTGACGGCGAGCTCGAGGAGGCGTCCACGCCCACCGCGGCGCCGGCAACCAAGCATgagcaacagcaacagcaacagcagcCGCAGGAGTACTACGGTTCCAGCATGGACCAGCTGTGGAGCGAGATCGCAGCAGCCGATGCGGCGGCGATGAGTTACCTTGTCGGCGACGCCTGCTGGGGCGGAGCTGGTCATTATTACTATGGCGCTGCCGCTGAGCCGCCGCCGGCGTCGCCGCCGTGGGAGTGGGAGTACTGCGGCTCGGATTTTTCGCTCTGGAGGATCGACGACCAAGAGTACTACAAGAAGATGCTCGACTCCTCCTGA